The Opitutus sp. ER46 DNA window CCGAACTTGAAATGGCGCGGGCCGCCGCAGGGCTGGGTGGCCACGAACGGCGGCTGGGCGGGCGTGAGCCGGGCGTTGGCGGCGTCGAGCGCGTAGGTGAAGACCTTGTCGAGCCCGAGGTCGCAAACCATGACGAAGCGGTTGTCGGGGGAGATCGTCACCGAGTGGACGTGCGGCTTTTCCTGACGCTGCGGGTTGGGCCCGGTGCCGGCGTGGCGGATGATCTGGGGCGCGCCGAGCGTGCCGTCGGCGTGTATCGGCAAAGCGGCGACATAGCCGTCGCCGTAGTTGGCGGCGACGAGGGTCTTCTGAGTGGCGTCGATGGCGAGATGGCACGGGGCGCCGGCGGGTTCCTGAGCGCTGGCCGGGAGGGGCAGGGGCGTGAGGGCGCCGGTGGAAGGATCGATCGCGTACCCGGCGACGAGGGCCCTGGAGCCGTGGACGGCATAGAGGAACTTGCGGTCGGGCGACACGGTGACCCACGTCGGGCTGTCGATCTCGGCGACCAGCTGCGGCGCGCTCAACGCGCCGGTGGCGTCGTCCAGCCGGGCGGCGTAAATGCCGCGGCTGGTGCTGCGGGTGTAGGTGCCAAAGTAAATGAGATGCGAGGAATCCATAGCGGGCGCGGTACCGTGGAGGAAAAAGGCGCTGAGGCAAAGCGCGATGCGTGTCGCGAGACGGCGAAGTCGGGGGGAGCTCACGCGTCGGAAGATGTTCGTCGCGGCCCACATGGCGATGCCGTTTCTGCGCTGCGGCGGGCAGGACTGGGCCGCGCTTTCGGCGCCGGCGGGAGGGAATAATCGCCGGCGGGAAAGCGTGGGGTGGCGACGTGCCAGCTGATGGCGGATCCGCTGCTCGCTCGCCTTGTGGAGCGGCCACCGGCAAGATTCGCGGTAGGTGTGCCAAACGCTGCGCAGCCCCTTGCTGCCCAGTGTGGCACGCTTTCATTTCTTCCAACATGACCAAGGGTTTTCCTATTCTCACGCCGGAACAGGCCGCCGCACTGGTGAAGCACAACGAAACCGTTGGCTTCGGTGGTTTTACCGCTGCCGGTGCGTGCAAAGTAATCCCGCTCGCTCTCGCTGAGCGCGCCAAGGCCGAACATGCCGCCGGACGCCCCTTCAAGCTGGGCGTCCTGACTGGCGCCTCGACCGGCAAGTCGTTGGACGGCGCCCTCGCGGCCGCCGAGGCGATTGCCTGGCGCACGCCGTATCAATCCGACCCGACGCTCCGCAAGGCGATCAACGAGGGGAAGACCAAGTTCTTCGACCTGCACCTTTCCGCGGTGCAGCCGACCGTCCGCTCGGGCGTGCTCGGCAAGGTCAACTGGGCCATCGTCGAGGCGTCCCGCGTGACGCCCGAGGGTGAGATCACGCTCTCGACCTCGGTCGGCTGCTCCAACACCTACGTCCGCATGGCGGATCACGTGCTGATCGAGCTCAACGCCTATCATCCCGCCGAGCTCACCGGCTTCCACGATCTGTACGAGCCGGCCGATCCGCCGCATCGCCGCGAGATTCCGATCTACGCCCCGACCGATCGCGTCGGCTCGACCGTCATCAAGGTCGACCCGAAGAAGATCGCGGGCATCGTGCACACCAACAAGCCCGACGAGTCCGGCGGCTTCGACGCCCCCGATCCGGTGACCACCAAGATCGGTGAGAACGTCGCCAAGTTCCTCGTCGACGAGCTGCGTGTCGGCCGCATCCCGGCCTCGTTCCTTCCGCTGCAGTCCGGCGTGGGCAATATTGCCAACGCCGTGATCGGCGCGCTCGGCTCCAGTGCCGGCATCCCGCCGTTCATGATGTACACCGAGGTCATCCAGGACTCGGTCATCGACCTGATCGAGAAGGGCAAGTGCACCTTCGCCAGCGGCTGCTCGCTCACCGTCAGCCCGGCCAAGCTCCAGCAGATCTACAAGAACCTGGAGTACTATCGTTCGCGCATCGTGCTGCGCCCGCAGGAAATCTCGAACAGCCCCGAGCTGGTCCGCCGCCTCGGCCTGATCACGATCAACACCGCGATCGAGGTCGACCTGTTCGGCAACGTGAATTCGACGCACGTCATGGGCAAGGACCTCATGAACGGCATCGGCGGCTCGGGTGACTTCACCCGCAACGCGCACATTTCGATCTACACCTGCCCGTCGGTCGCCAAGAAGGGCGCGATCAGCACGATCGTGCCGTTCGTCACGCACCTCGATCACAGCGAGCACTCGGTGCAGGTTGTCGTGACTGAGCACGGCATCGCCGATCTCCGCGGCAAGGCGCCGCACGAGCGCGCGATGGCGATGATCGAGAACTGCGTCCACCCGGAGTACCGCCAGCTGATGAAGGATTACCTGACGATCTCCAACAAGGGCCACGTGCCGCAGACCCTGCAGAACGCCTTCGGCATGCACCAGGCGTTCCTCCAGACCGGCGACATGCGGAACACGAAGTGGCTGAGCTAAGCTGAGTCGCGTTCCCGTTTGGTTTTCGGCCGCGTGCGCCCCCCGGGCGCCGCGGCCTTTTTCGTGCCTGACTCCGGCCCCCGGCGGGGACTGGTCAGCTCAGGCTCGGCGTGAAGGGCGGCGTGCTCACCGAGCGCGGCGGCTGCCCGTCGATCAGGGCCGGCTGGTCCAGCGGCAGCTCGACGACGATCGTCGTGCCGATGCCCACCTCGCTCTTCACCGAGATGGTGCCGCGGTGCAGGGCGACGATCTTGTCGCTGATCGTCAGCCCGAGCCCAAACCCGCGCTTGTCGTCGCCGAACTGCTTCGTCGTGAAGTAGGGCTCAAAGATGTGCTGGCTGTGCTCCGGTGAGATGCCGGCGCCCTGGTCGCTGACGGTCAGCCGGATGGTGCCGCCGGCGCCGGGGCTGGCGGTGAGGTTGACCGCGGAACCCGGCACGGAGGCGTCCACCGCGTTGTTCGTCAGGTTCGCCAGCATGCGCTGGATGAGCACGACGTCGGCGGAGAACTCGTCGACGCCGTGGATGTCGGTGGTGATCGAAACGTTGCGGCGCGCTGCGCGGGAATGGGTGATCTCGACCACGAGCGCAAAGATCCGCTGCACGCGCACGCGCTGGAAATTGGGCGTGAGCCGGCGGGCGAAGAGCAGCGCCTCGTTGACGTAGTCGGTGATGATCGCGACCGAGCGCCGGGCGGCGGTGTGGACTTCCTCCTCGGCGGACCCGGGCGCGTAGCGGCCGGTGGTGTGGACGAGGAACGCAGAAATGGGCGTGATGAGGTTCTTCAGGTCGTGCGCCAGCCCGCGCGACATCATCGCGAGGTGGTCGACCTTGGTCTTGAGTCCCTCCTCGGCGATGAGCCGCGAGCGCACGAGGATGTTGTCGATGGTGGTCGCGATCTCGCGGACGCGCTCGACCTCGGGGTAGGTGAAGGGCCAGCGGTTGCGCTTCGCGCCCAGGACGATGGCGAGCGACGATTTGGGGCTGCCGGCGGGGACGGCGATGGCGAGGCTCAGCTGGTAGCGGCGGAAGAACTCCAGGAGTTCGCTTGTGCCCGCGGCGCCGGGCCCGCGGTCGAGCCCCTCGGGCGTGGCCCACACCATTTGGTGGAGGAGCATCAGGGCCGGGCTGTCGTGGCGCAGCTCCATGGCGTCGCCCGCGAGTGCGTCGCCCCGGTCAATCAGGAGCGTGGCGGAAGAGGCATCGAGCCGCAGTTCGAGTAACTTTTCGAGCTGGCGCACCAAGAGGGTGGTGTCGGGCTCCGTCCGGGCGAGTGAGGTGACCTCGTTGCGAATCGCCTCGAGGCGGTGGATGCCGCGCAGGTCGAGCCAGCGCCGCGTCTTCCGGTCGGCCCAGAGCACGACGGAGCTGCACACGACGATGCTGAGCAGGAGGTGCGCGGGCGGCGGCACGAAGGCATCGAGGATCGAGGTGCCAACCCAGGTGCCGACTGCGAGGAGGCACACCATGCAGACGCGCTGGCCGAGCGACACAAAGATCTGCCGCAGGTCGTACACGCGGTGAAACGTGAGGGCCCAGGCGCTCAGGATGTACGACGTCAGGATGAACGCGAAACTGACGTATTTCAGACCGGGGATGCGCACCAGGTTGCCGAGGCCGCTCACGAGCAGCATCAGCGGGAACGTGATCGCCGTGTTGAGCACGAGGAACTGCATCTCCACGCGGCGCACTCCGCGTTCGCGCTGCATCAGCCGGTAGATGTGCACGACCAGCAGCCACTCAAGGAGGAGATACAGGCCGTAGTAGAACGTGTAGGCGGGACCCCGCATCGGCCGCAGCGGGCTCGAACCCGCGGGCAGGTAGGCGTCGGTGAAACAGACGAGGCCGCTGGCGCATCCCAGCAGGAGGAACGGCATGGCTTGGCGGAAGGCCTGCCGGCGCGGCGTCGCGCGCACCGCTTCGCTCAGGAGGAAGACCATCCAGGGTACGAAGCCGGACGCGGCGCCGTTGATCTGGATCCAAACCAGTGGATTTGCGGACGGGTCGTAGGCGAACCGCGCGCCGACCAGCATCGCCTCGCCCACGCTCCACAGCCAGACGGTCACCACCAGCGTGACCAGGAAGTACATCTGGTTGGCGAACCGACTCGGGTTGGTTCCGAGCACCGCGAAACCGACGCCGAGGCAGAAGGTCGCGATGACGAAGATGGTGATGATCATGCCAGGAGGCGCCGGTACGTGACGAGATAACGCCGGTGCTGCGTACTCGTCGAGAATTCCGTCGGCCTCACGCCGTCCAATCCATAGCAAACGCGCAGGCGGTCGCCTCGCAGTTGATACACGCAGGGGATCGTGCAGCCCGCGTTCGGGCCGACATGGCCGTGCAGCGTCAGGGCGGCGGACTCGGCCGCGCCTTCCAGCTCAAACGCGCCGCGATCCACGACCTGGCCGCCGAAGATGGCCTGGTAGCGGCCGGCCAGAAACTCGATCGTGCTCTGCCGGGCGACCAGTTCCGGAGCGGCCTCGCCGGCCAGTTCGCCGCGCAGCATCTGCCACCGGCCTTCGATGGAGACGGACTCGGTCATGGGAGCCGGCGACGCGGGGTGGTGGCGCTCAGCGCTTCACCACGAACGGCGCGAAGAAGGCGGCCTGCGTGGGCGGGAAGCGGCCGCGCAGGTGCACCCCGTCGTCCTGCTGTTCCTCGGCCTGCACGTGCCCCACCTCGTGGAGCCGGGCGATGACGTCGTAGCGCGCATGGGGCACGACCAGTTCGGTCGACGTGTTGGCCTCGGCGATCAGTTCGAGACAGCGCTCCTCGAGCGCATCGAGGCCCTCGCGCGTGCGGGCGCTGACGAACAAGGCGTCGGGCACGAGCGCCCGCGCACGCTGCAGCATGGCCGGGGTGGCCGCGTCGATCTTGTTGAAAACCGTCAGAGTGGTCTTCTCCGCTGCGCCGAGTTCCTGGAGGACGGAGAGGGTCGTGGCGTGGTGCTGTTCGACGTTGGGGTTGGTCACGTCGAGCACGTGGACGAGGAAGTCGGCGACGATGACCTCCTCGAGCGTGGCCTTGAAGGCCTCGACGAGGTCGTGCGGCAGCCGGCGGATGAAGCCGACGGTATCCGTCACGAGCACCTTCTGGTTCCCGCGCAGGACGAGCTGGCGCGTGGTGGGGTCGAGGGTGGCGAAGAGCTTGTCGGCGGCGAGCACCTGTGCGCCCGTGAGGGTGTTGAGGAGCGTCGACTTGCCGGCGTTCGTGTAGCCGACGATCGAGCAGGTCGGCACGGGGATGCGCTGGCGTTTCCGGCGCTGGACGTCGCGCTGCTGGACGACATTCACGAGCTCGCGCTTCAAGTGTGCGATGCGGTCGCGCACGATGCGGCGGTCCTGCTCGAGCTGGGTTTCGCCTTCGCCGCCGAGGGCGCCCTTGCCGCGTTGCCGGGACAGGTGCGTCCAGGCGCGGGTCAGGCGGGGCAGGGAGTACTCCATGCGGGCGAGCGCGACCTGGAGGATGGCTTCGCGGGTCTGCGCGCGGTCGGCGAAGATCTCGAGGATAACCTCCTGGCGGTCGATGACGGCGAGGCCTGATTGCTCCTCCCAGTTGCGCTGCTGGGCCGGGGAGAGGGCCTTGTCGAAGATGATGACGTCGACCTCGTCGGCCTTGGCCAGCTCGATGATCTCGGCAGCCTTGCCGGACCCGAGCAGCATTGCCGGGTTGGCGTGCCGCAGCCGGACGAGAGTGGTCCGGGCGACGGTGATCCGGAGGTTTTCGACGAGCTCCTTGAGCTCGCCGAGCAGTTCGGCTCCTTCATCCGCCGCCATGTCGTCAGTTTGCACGCCGACCAGGAAGGCGCGCTGGAGGTTGGCGGGTTTGTCGGTAAGGAAGTCTGCCATGAAGGAGTCGGTTACCCAAGCGGGTCGGCTGGCCGAGTCAAACTAGCACCCGCCGGTGCGGAACGCAGCCTGGGGGAGGGGGCAACCCTTTGGAAAGCAGGTCCATAGCGGGCTTGTTTTCTTGGGGGATTCACCCTAGATTCCACGCCGGCCGGAGTGCGTTTAGGCTCGACTTTTCCGAGGAACCTCATTGGCTCCCAAACTTTTCCGCGAGCGGGCAACCGCCTGCCGCTCCGCCAATAACACATGACGAACAAACGAAATATTCCGTCGCGCCGCTTCATCAAGCCCTCCTTCAACTTTCTGATCGAAAAGAAGCGGGATGGCGGCGAGTTCACCCAGGAAGAAATTCGCTACATTATCGACAGCACGCTGGATGGCGAGATGCCGCAGCACCAGCTGGCGGCGCTGGCCATGGCGATCTACTTCTCCGGCATGTCCGCCCAGGAGACGGCGGACCTGACAGAGGAGATGATGCTCTCCGGTGAGGTCATCGACCTTTCACACATCGCCAAGCCGAAGATCGACAAGTACTCGACGGGCGGCGTGGGCGACAAGACGTCGCTCGTGCTGGTCCCCCTCGCGATGGCGAGCGGCGTGGTGGTTCCGATGATGTGCGGCGTCGAGCACGAATACCTGATCAGCACGCTCGACAAGCTGGCGGCCGTCCCCGGCTTCAAGGGCGCCCTCAGCAACGACCAGTTCTCCTCCCAGCTCGCGCGCATCGGCGGTGCGATCATCGCCCAGACCGAGGATCTCGCGCCGGCGGACGCCAAGCTTTACGAACTCCGCAAGGAGACCGGTACCATCCCGAGCCTGCCGCTGATCACGGGCAGCGTCCTTTCCAAGAAGCTCGCCGAGGGTTCCGAGGGCCTCGTGATCGACGTCAAGTGGGGCAACGGGTCCTTCATCAAGGACCTCGAACAGGCGAAGCAGCTTGCCCGCTCGATGACCCGCGTCGGCCGCTCGATGAAGCGCCGTTGCGTCGCCCTCGTGACCGACATGAACCAACCGCTTGGCGATACCGTCGGCACGGCGCTCGAGGTCAAGGAGGCGATCCAGCTCCTCAAGGGCGAAGGTCCTGAGGACATGAAGGAACTCGTCCTGAAGCTCGGCATGGAAATCGTCCGCCTCGCCGGCGTGGCGGGTTCGACGCTCTCGGCCAAGCAGACCGTCCAGCGCCACCTCACCGACGGCTCCGCCCTCGACAAGTTCAAGGAGCTGGTGAAGGCGCAGGGTGGTGACACCAGCTTCATCGATCATCCGGAGAAGTTCCCGCAGGCCCGCCACATTCGGAAGCTCCCGGCGCCGAAGCGCGGCTACGTGCATACCATCAGCGCGGCGATGATCGCCCGCGGCGTGCACCTGCTGGGCGCCGGCATCGAGCCGTCGACCGCTCCCGTGGGCAACCACGCCGGCCACGCCAACCACAATCACGCGAAGGTCGACTACTCGGTCGGCGTCTCGGAGATCAAGAAGGTCGGCACGCAGGTGAAGCAGGGCGAGCCGCTGATGATGATCCACTACAACGACGAGGCGAAGCTCGAGCAGGCCCTGGAGTACTTCAAGAACGCCTACCGGCTGGCGCCGAAGCGGCCTACGCCGCCGCCGCTCGTCGTCGAGCGCGTCGCCTGAGGTCATCCTCGATCTCTCTCTTCCGCCGACCGGCTCACCACCGGTCGGCTTTTTGTTGCCGCCCGCATGCGCTCGCACCATCCCGGGGGCGGCCAGCCGAGGCTTGCCGCAGTCGCGCGACTGCGCCCAATTGGGCCAATGCCAGAACCGCTGCCCATGGACAAAGCTCCGAAGACGCCTCCGCCGCCGATCGATCGGTCCGGGTGGACCCGTCCCTGGGCGCAGCTGAAGTACTTCACGTTCCAGCCCGCGATCTTCCCGCGGCTCCTCGGCCAGGTTTCGCCCGATGCCCGACCCGGCGACTGGGTTTCGGTGTACGACAAGAGCGGCGAGCGCATGGGCGCCGGGCTGTTCAACCCCCGGGCGAAGATTCCGCTCCGGGTCGTCGCACACGGCGGCGAGCCGATCGGCGAGGACTATTTCGAACTCGCGATCCGCCGTGCGGTGGAGCTGCGCCGCACCTTGTTCAAGCTCGACGAGGTCACTGACGCCTACCGCCTGATCAACTCGGACGGCGACGGCCTCAGCGGCCTGACGATCGACCGATACGCCGACACGCTGCTGTGCGAGGTGTACTCGCTGGGCATCGCGCAGCGGTTGCCGAAATGGCTCCCGCTGCTGCACGAACTGGCCGGGACGAAGTTCGCCCGCGTGCAGGTCGATCACGACCTCGGCAGTCTCGAGGGCATCAAGCCGTCGACGTTCAATGAGACCAATGCCGCGGCGCCGCGCACGGTGAAGATCCGCGAGCACGGGGTCCGCTACGAGGTGGACTTCGCCGAGGGACACAAGACCGGCTTCTTCTGCGACCAGCGCGAAAACCGGCGCAACGTGGCGCGGTTCACCCGCGATGCGCGCGTGCTCGACCTGTGCTGCTACACCGGCGGGTTTTCCCTCTGCGCCAAGGTTCTCGGCGGCGCGGCCGACGTGACCAGCGTTGACCTCGACGAGGCCGCGATCGCGCAGGCACGGCGCAATGCGAACCTTAACCAGGCACGGCTGAAGTTCGTGCATGCCGATGCCTTTGCCTACGCGCGCCAGATGCAGAGCAACGGGGAGAAGTGGGACGTCGTTGTCCTGGATCCGCCGAAGTTCATCTTTACGCGCGATGCCGCCGGCAACTGGGAGGGACGCCAGAAGTACGAGGATCTCAACCTGCTCGCGATCTCGTTGGTGAAGCCCGGTGGCGTGTTTATCACCTGCTCCTGCTCGGGCCTCCTGAGCCTCGAGGACTTTGAGCAGCACGTGATCAAGGCGGCGCATCGCCAGAACCGGCGCCTGCAGTTCTTCGATCGGACCGGCCCTGGGACGGATCACCCGGTGTATTCGAACTGCCTGGAGAGCCGGTACCTAAAGGTGCTCTGGTCCCGGGTGGTCTAGCGTCGCTGGAACCAGCTGGGAAAGCCGGTTCGCGGTTCCTGCCGCGGCCGCGGTAATAACCTGTCCACTCCGGGCTGGTACGTAGGGGATTGCGGCGAAGTTCGACATTGCGGCGACTCGACGTGGCTCCGCAAATCGTGTCCTGACCATGCTTCTTCCGTCTGCTCCCATCTTCCGCGTTTGCTGCCTGATGGGGATTCTCACTGGCGTCGTGGTGGCTGCGGGCGACCCCAAGCCGACGCCGCTCGGCATCACCCGCGAGCAGGTTATCGCGGTCCGGGGTGAGCCCAAGAGCCACATCGTGGCGGGCGATCGCGAGGTGCTCCTGTTTCCCGACGAGAGGGTGATTCTCCGCAACCAACGGGTCGTCGAGGTCGAGCCGGTTTACGCGGCCGCTGCCGCCACGCCGACGCCCGCAGCCGTAGCGCACGCGGAGGAATCCACTGCCGCTTCCGCCAACGTGTCCGACCCGGCCCAGACGGCGACGGTCGCCGAGGCCAACCCGACTTCGACTTCAGGCGTGCGCCGTGACGCGCCCGCGGTGCCACTGCCGCCCGAGGTGCAAATCAAGTCCGTTCGCCCGCCGACGCGGCACGCGGTTGCGCCGACGGACACCGCGCGTCCCGCGCCGGCAACGGCCACGCCAGCCGACAAGATCTCTGCGCCAACGAATCAGGCATCGGCGCCCGCCGTGGCTGCTACGGGCGCGACGGCGGCTCCCTTCGCTGCGCCGGCTAGCGCCGAAGCGACGCCGCCCGCGGCGACACCGCCCGTCGACGCTCCCGCCGCAACGGAAGCCTCTGCTCCGACGACGGCCGCGTCTGTCCCGGCCGATCCGGCCGCGGGCCGCACCGCGGCTGCCCCGACGGTCGCGCCCGCGGCAACGATTACCGCGCCGGCCACGCCCGCGGCGCATCCGGCGCCCGTGGCTGCCAACTCAGTGTCGACGGCGACGACAGCGGCGACTGCGGCGCCTACGCCGGCACGAGACTCTTCGTCGTGGCTGATCAGGACCGGCATCGTCGCGGCAATCGTCGGCTTCTTCGCCTACCTGTTTTGGGCGCGGCGCCAGCGGCAGTTGCTTCTCGCGGCGTCGGCGGTTTCGCGTTCCCCGTTTCCGATGGAGCCGGCTCCGGCGCGACCGGCGAGCCGCTTCTCCTCCGAGCTGCTCGAGCGCTTGGAATGGAAGGCGTTCGAGGAACTGGTTGCCGGCTACTACAACAAGACCGGCGTGGTCGCGACCCGCACGAAGCATGGGCCGCAGTCACCGGTGCACATTCGCATTTCCTGGAAAGGCGAGACTCGCCCCTTCGCCTGCGTCCAATGTGTGTCGCACGAGCCCGCCGCCATCGGTGCCTCGCGGGTCGAGGCGCTCGTCGCGGCCATCGAGTCTGAGGGCATTCGGCGCGGCTATCTCGTGACGACCGGAAGCTTTGCTGTGTCGGCGCGCGACTACGCCGAGGAAAAGCATGTGACGCTGCTCTCCGGCGAGGTGTTGCTTGAGAAACTGAATACGCTGCCCGACGCGGCTCGCGCCGATCTGCTGCAACTCGTCGCGGCGGGGGATGTGGCCACGCCGTCCTGCCCGCGATGCGAGACCAAGATGGTTGCAGCCGCGGTCGAACCTGGCGCGTGGCGCTGCCCGCAGTGCGGCGAGACGCAGCGTTCCTGAGCGACACAAAAAAGCCCGCGGCGTTTGCGGCCGCGGGCGGAAAGGGGAGGAGGGGGCGCTCAGGCGCGGCCGAGGTACGAACCGTCGGTCGTGTTCACGCGAATCACGTCGCCTTCCTTGATGAACAGCGGCACCTGGACAACCAGACCGGTTTCAACCTTGGCGGGCTTCTGGACGTTGCTCGCAGTGTCGCCCTTGATGCCGTCGGCCGACTCGATGACCTTCAGCGAGACCGTGCTCGGGAGGTCCACGGAGAGGGCGCGTTCGTCGACGAACAGCACGTCGACCTTGCCGCCCGGAGCGAGGAAGTTCTTCAGATCGCCGAGCTGCGTGGCCGTCAGCTCGATCTGCTCGAACGAGTTCGGGTCCATGAAGGCAAAGGTGTCGCGGTCGGCGTAGCTGAACTCCAGCGTCTTCTTGTCGGTCGGGAGGACCTCGATCGTATCGGTCGACGCGAAGCGCTGGTCGAGAGCTTTGCCGTAGCGCAGGTTACGCATCTTGATCTGGACGAAGGCCCGCAGATTCCCAGGCGTGCGGTGTTGCGTTTCCATGACGAGGTGAGGCTCGCCATTGAATTTGATGACTTGGCCTTTGCGGATGTCGTTGGCTGCGGGCATGACGTTGAGCGTATTCTGGCTGCGGATTGTTCGGTAGAAAACGAGTAGATTGGGCAGCCCGCTGGAAAGGTGTCAAGCCGCCGGGCGGCCGGGTCCGAAGTAGGGCCATTCCCGGCCGAAAGACTATCTGGTCTGCCATCGGTGCCAATCCGGGGCGCCGGCGCTCAGCTGGTTTCGCCCCGGCGCGCCCAGGGGCGAGTTCATGAGGCTCGCGGACGCTCCCGCCATTTCTTTGCCCGAGAGGCGGCCAAAGGATGCGCTTGCTCTCGACCGGCGGCGTTGCCGAAACTCCGCTGCCCATGAAACAACGAACCCTCGCGCGGGAAGTTTCCATCAAAGGTAGCGCGTTGCACACCGGTGATGCCGTCACCTTGACCATGAAGCCCGCGCCCGTGAATCACGGGATCGTCTTCCGCCGCATGGACCTGCACGGGACTCCCGAAGTGAAGCCCCGGGTCGACTTTGTGACGGACCTTGTCCGCGCCACGACCATCCAGTCCGGCCATGCCAAGGTCCACACCGTCGAGCACGTCCTCAGCGCCCTCCACGGCTGTGGCGTCGACAACGTGATCATTGAGATGGATGCCTCGGAGCCGCCGATCATGGACGGTTCGGCCCAGCCTTTCGTTAACCTCATCCTCCAAGGGGAGCCCATCGAGCAGGACGCCGAGCGGGAGTATTTCGCCCTCGATGTCCCGGTGTCCGTCACGCGCGGCAACCGCTCCATCATTGCCCTGCCGTTCGACGGCCTGAAGATTTCGTGCACGTCCGCCGACGATCGTGGCATCCACACGCAGCATCTTTCGCTCACGCTTGATCCCGAGGTATACAAGACGCAGATCGCGGCGGCGCGTACGTTCACAATCTACGAGGATATCGAGGAACTGCTGAAGCTGGGGAAGATCCGGGGCGGTTCGCTTGACTCGGCGATCGTCATCCGGGGCGACAAGATCCTCTCGAAGGAGCCGCTGCGGTTTAAGGACGAGTTTGTCCGTCACAAGATTCTCGATATCGTCGGCGACGTCTCGCTGCTCGGCATGCCGCTGAAGGCCCACATCGTGGCGACGCGTCCGGGCCATGCGATCAACGCGGAACTCACCAAGCTGCTGCTTGAGAAACTGCAGGAGCGGAAAGCCGGCGTGGCCAAGCGGGCTCCCGGCCCGACCACGGTCCTCGCGACCGAGACGACCCTCGATATCCGCCGCGTGCTGGACACGCTGCCTCACCGGTATCCGTTCCTGATGATCGACCGTGTGGTCGAGTTTCAGGGCCCCGATGCGCTCACGGCGTTGAAGAATGTCACCATCAACGAGCCCTTCTTCCAGGGCCACTATCCGGGCAATCCTGTGCTGCCCGGCGTGCTCCAGATCGAGGCGATGGCGCAAGCCGCTGGCATCCTCATGCTCCGCCGGATCTCCTCGGAGGGGAAGACGGCGCTGTTCATGAGCTGCGATAAGGTGAAGTTCCGCCGCGCCGTCCGCCCCGGCGACCAGCTCACGATCAACGTCAAGATGACCAAGAGTCGCGGCAACAAGATCGGGGTGGCGGAAGGCGAGTGCCTGGTGAACGGCCAGATCGTCTCTTCAGCCGAGCTGATGTTCGCGGTCGTGGACAACGCCGAAGTCGAGTAACCAAACCTGCTTCTCCGGTGCGCACTGGCACTGGCTTCGAGGCAAAACAGGAATTCGCATGACCTCTATTCATCCTACGGCGATCGTTGAGCCGGGGGCGCAGCTCGATTCCGACGTGGAAGTGGGCGCCTTCGCCTACGTCAGCGCCGGAGTGGTGCTCGGAGCGGGTACGCGGCTGCACCATCATTCCAGCGTCGAGGGCAACACGACCCTGGGCGCGGGCTGCGAGGTGTTCCCGTACGCGTGTATTGGCGGCAAGACCCAGGACTTGAAGTACAAGGGCGGCCGCCCCGGTCTGCGCGTGGGCGACCGCAATGTCTTCCGGGAGTACGTCACCGTCCACTGCGCGACGAACGACGGCGAGTTCACCGTCATCGGCAACCAGAACACCTTCCTGGCGAGCTCACACATCGCGCACGACTGCGTGCTCGGGAGCCGGATCGTCATGAGCAATGGCGCGGTCCTCGCGGGACATGTCCAGGTCGAGGATCACGTCGTGATCGGCGGCTACGGCGGCGTGCATCAGTTCTGCCGCATTGGCAGCTTCGCCATGG harbors:
- the lpxA gene encoding acyl-ACP--UDP-N-acetylglucosamine O-acyltransferase, whose protein sequence is MTSIHPTAIVEPGAQLDSDVEVGAFAYVSAGVVLGAGTRLHHHSSVEGNTTLGAGCEVFPYACIGGKTQDLKYKGGRPGLRVGDRNVFREYVTVHCATNDGEFTVIGNQNTFLASSHIAHDCVLGSRIVMSNGAVLAGHVQVEDHVVIGGYGGVHQFCRIGSFAMVSAFAKLVQDLPPFFIADGTPAEVRAINRVGLERGGFTAEQLDRVKQIHRLLYRDGLNRSQALEKLAAHPHAASAEFQHLLEFARKSERGLAPGAH